From one Thermococcus sp. LS1 genomic stretch:
- a CDS encoding MFS transporter → MTLLVLWERKAENSLIPLDIISARNPAIVNIGIMFAAFGISMMSQANTYIFQMKPPYGFGKTILESGLLMTPMAGVMLVIAPLAGKLMPKTGAKPIAMVGALTASAGLAFMAKYVTSLSLWQFVAMITIIGTGITLMNISLINVLVFSVPPRVMGIATGANSLFRNFGSTWGPAIAGTVMSTYYILFHPPGAPQWVQIKIPTSKAYGVLFGTAAGLYLFLALLIHAIVEVMKEGKIREIEDNGEKEVVVE, encoded by the coding sequence GTGACCCTGCTCGTCCTGTGGGAGAGAAAAGCTGAGAATTCACTCATCCCGCTCGACATAATCTCTGCCAGAAACCCCGCGATAGTCAACATCGGTATAATGTTCGCGGCCTTTGGAATCTCCATGATGAGCCAGGCCAACACTTACATATTCCAGATGAAGCCTCCCTACGGCTTCGGCAAGACGATACTTGAAAGTGGTCTTCTCATGACGCCAATGGCGGGCGTGATGCTCGTGATAGCACCTTTAGCCGGAAAGCTGATGCCCAAGACCGGCGCAAAGCCGATAGCGATGGTCGGTGCATTGACGGCAAGCGCAGGCTTGGCCTTCATGGCAAAGTACGTCACCAGCCTGAGCCTTTGGCAATTCGTCGCCATGATAACAATCATCGGGACGGGGATAACCCTCATGAACATCTCCCTGATCAACGTGCTCGTCTTTTCAGTCCCGCCGAGGGTCATGGGAATAGCTACCGGTGCCAACAGCCTGTTCCGTAACTTCGGCTCGACATGGGGGCCGGCAATAGCCGGAACGGTGATGAGCACCTACTACATCCTCTTTCACCCACCCGGTGCTCCCCAGTGGGTGCAGATAAAAATACCAACCTCCAAGGCCTATGGGGTGCTCTTCGGCACCGCCGCGGGATTGTATCTCTTCCTCGCCCTACTAATCCATGCAATAGTTGAGGTCATGAAGGAAGGGAAGATACGGGAGATTGAGGATAATGGAGAAAAGGAAGTCGTCGTGGAGTGA
- a CDS encoding DEAD/DEAH box helicase, which translates to MHLLLKKIIRERFGKLNELQMKAFREVSSGKSVLIIAPTGSGKTEAAVLPVFNAILEEGLKPISALYIAPLKALNRDLLERLEWWGERLGISVEVRHGDTSAYKKAKQTKNPPQMLIITPETLGVILTVKSLRKALENVKFVIVDEIAELVDNKRGAQLLLNLERLAEIADFKRVGMTATVGNEDEVREWLGAETIVKPSWRKVYRFHVLYPRPEENDFKLAEELSLTPDVAARLRTLWEIVEEHGKALIFTNTRQFAEILAHRLKAWGKPVEVHHGSLSKEARIKAERALKEGKIKALICTSSMELGIDIGDVDVVIQYMSPRQVNRLVQRVGRAKHRIGEVSEGYVITSNVEDYLQSLIIARRALEGRFEAVEPIGGLDVLAHFLVGLLIEYKRMPRERPYEIARRAYVYRELKWEDYLDVLGILEDARIIGYDEKTGLLYLKRGAFQYYYENLSTIPDEVSWRVFDAGSGHIIGRLDESFVMDLEEGMEFVMNGRSWIVLKIDEEAKLLKVRESKSLESAIPSWEGEMIPVPFGIALDVGRLKRELAFDFKRALELLEGVNFSEEELRRAFEEIKDEPFSTDRDIVIESTPKALVIHADFGNRANEALGRLVHSFLILRYGKVFSVRSQAHAIVFKTPFQLNPSEVKRYLYQEPEALEFIVARSLRDSHAYRWRMMNVAKRFGALRRDAKIRRIERLFEGTVIEKETLNELYHDKVDVKRGELVLSMLKAGSLRVKTELRREPSRLARLNMSVGGEFLIGGELERDEILELFKRRLLDHEVVLVCTNCGWSSKTRVSRLRERIKHWECPKCGSRMLAVAHPIDAEEFMPVLKKVRHGERLERKEERAYRKLLKAADLVDSYGFEAVLALASYGAGPDTAARLLAQYKGDALLVALMERERQFIRTRRFWVDSKKEEEKKSEE; encoded by the coding sequence ATGCACCTTCTCCTCAAGAAGATCATCAGGGAGCGCTTTGGAAAGCTCAACGAGCTTCAGATGAAAGCTTTTCGTGAGGTTAGCTCCGGGAAGAGCGTTTTAATCATCGCCCCCACAGGCTCGGGAAAGACCGAGGCGGCCGTTCTGCCCGTCTTCAACGCCATCCTTGAAGAAGGCCTCAAGCCAATCTCCGCCCTCTACATAGCTCCCCTAAAGGCCCTCAACAGGGATCTGCTCGAGCGCCTGGAGTGGTGGGGAGAGAGGCTTGGAATAAGCGTCGAGGTGAGGCACGGGGACACTTCTGCCTACAAAAAGGCCAAGCAGACGAAGAACCCGCCTCAGATGCTCATCATCACCCCCGAGACTCTTGGTGTTATTCTAACGGTAAAATCACTCCGAAAAGCTCTGGAGAACGTCAAGTTCGTCATTGTTGACGAGATAGCCGAGCTGGTCGACAACAAGCGTGGGGCACAGCTCCTGCTGAACCTTGAGAGGCTGGCAGAGATAGCGGACTTCAAACGCGTCGGAATGACCGCGACGGTCGGCAACGAGGACGAGGTAAGGGAGTGGCTCGGGGCGGAAACGATAGTCAAACCCAGCTGGAGAAAAGTGTACCGCTTCCACGTGCTCTATCCGAGGCCGGAGGAGAATGACTTCAAGCTCGCGGAGGAGCTGAGCCTGACCCCAGATGTGGCCGCCCGTCTCAGAACGCTTTGGGAAATAGTCGAAGAGCACGGAAAGGCGCTGATATTCACCAACACGAGGCAGTTCGCCGAGATTCTGGCACATCGTTTGAAGGCCTGGGGCAAGCCAGTTGAAGTTCATCATGGAAGCCTCTCGAAAGAGGCCCGTATAAAAGCGGAAAGGGCCTTGAAGGAGGGCAAAATCAAGGCTCTCATCTGCACGTCCTCGATGGAGCTGGGAATTGACATAGGCGACGTGGACGTTGTCATTCAGTACATGAGCCCGAGACAGGTGAACCGCCTGGTTCAGCGTGTGGGAAGGGCGAAACACAGGATTGGCGAGGTCAGCGAGGGATACGTCATAACCTCCAACGTTGAGGACTACCTTCAGAGTCTAATCATAGCCAGGCGCGCGCTGGAGGGAAGGTTTGAGGCCGTAGAGCCGATTGGCGGCCTCGATGTTTTGGCCCACTTCCTCGTTGGGCTTCTTATCGAGTACAAACGCATGCCGAGGGAAAGGCCCTACGAGATAGCGAGGCGAGCTTACGTTTACAGGGAGCTTAAATGGGAGGACTATCTCGATGTTTTGGGAATCCTCGAGGACGCTCGTATAATTGGCTACGACGAAAAAACTGGTCTGCTCTACCTCAAGCGCGGGGCTTTCCAGTACTACTACGAGAACCTCTCGACGATCCCGGACGAGGTTTCCTGGCGCGTCTTCGACGCAGGGAGCGGACACATAATCGGACGGCTCGACGAGAGCTTCGTTATGGACCTGGAGGAAGGAATGGAGTTCGTGATGAACGGGAGGAGCTGGATAGTGCTCAAGATTGACGAAGAGGCGAAATTGCTGAAGGTGCGCGAGAGCAAGAGCCTAGAGAGTGCAATACCGAGCTGGGAGGGTGAGATGATTCCCGTTCCCTTCGGCATTGCCCTCGACGTGGGAAGGTTGAAGCGAGAGCTGGCCTTTGACTTCAAACGGGCTTTAGAGCTTCTGGAAGGCGTGAACTTCAGCGAGGAGGAGCTCAGACGGGCTTTTGAGGAGATAAAGGATGAACCCTTCTCAACCGACAGGGATATTGTGATAGAGAGCACGCCGAAAGCGCTCGTAATCCACGCTGACTTCGGCAACAGGGCGAACGAAGCCCTCGGCCGGCTGGTTCATTCCTTCCTGATCCTGCGCTACGGCAAGGTCTTCTCCGTGAGAAGCCAGGCCCATGCTATAGTATTCAAGACGCCCTTCCAGCTGAACCCGAGCGAGGTCAAGCGCTACCTCTACCAGGAGCCGGAGGCACTGGAGTTCATCGTTGCGCGCTCGCTGAGGGACTCCCACGCCTACCGCTGGAGGATGATGAACGTCGCCAAACGCTTTGGCGCACTTAGGAGGGACGCAAAGATAAGGAGAATCGAGCGGCTCTTCGAGGGGACGGTAATCGAGAAGGAAACCCTGAACGAGCTGTACCACGACAAGGTTGATGTTAAGAGAGGTGAACTCGTTCTGAGCATGCTCAAAGCTGGAAGCCTGCGCGTGAAAACTGAACTGAGGAGAGAGCCGTCAAGGCTGGCGAGGCTTAACATGAGCGTCGGAGGCGAGTTTCTGATCGGAGGAGAGCTGGAGAGGGACGAGATACTTGAGCTGTTCAAGAGAAGGCTCCTCGACCATGAGGTTGTCTTGGTCTGCACCAACTGCGGATGGAGCTCAAAAACAAGAGTTTCACGCCTGAGGGAAAGAATCAAGCACTGGGAATGCCCGAAGTGCGGCTCGAGGATGCTGGCAGTTGCCCATCCAATTGACGCGGAGGAGTTCATGCCCGTTCTCAAAAAGGTCAGGCACGGCGAGAGGCTCGAGCGGAAGGAGGAGAGGGCTTACAGGAAGCTCCTGAAGGCCGCTGACCTCGTGGATTCCTACGGGTTCGAGGCGGTCTTGGCTCTGGCCAGCTACGGGGCCGGACCAGACACGGCGGCGAGGCTTCTGGCGCAGTACAAGGGAGATGCCCTCCTCGTTGCCCTCATGGAGCGGGAGCGGCAGTTCATAAGGACGAGGCGCTTCTGGGTGGATTCAAAGAAGGAGGAAGAGAAGAAGTCCGAGGAATAA
- a CDS encoding glycosyltransferase family 39 protein: protein MDDEGLIFAIFLVSLLIASVISLWPNYIAGEKVQDYKGDEVWYVDAARNYLYKNNLTVLHVTELPYTPNSSHIATFYGVNVFVRMPESTSENTPVDPNWYDWEKYDKYVYSVISKYKLSNIYAFDWQEINYGRYYYVPEDEFNVFVDAIRNITAPEDIVETIEYKMDNNQTCTTTITVFKKGEKIFNVRPGFRYGDKFGIDKYYNLEHPFLGKSFIMLSMLVFGDRPVAWRIPSLLSFLSIIVLLAFTVKNLTGSYFWGGVAATLAAIDPGLRMLGATAMLDIYVAFFMALVAYYFSKRNLTHASLFTGFATAVKLNGAFVGLGIGLFALSKAWRTSKTTTEAIKTFIKNISKYLLLGAVGFAIGNIPVFLFISPQEWKDGLLASFSWHLSYKGDHPFTSPVWNWFFNKNPFMIYSDPRILIQTNWFMWNLAVIIGFLGIYLVHKKYRTEFALEYLGGSSIIVMYVLMYFLGGKSQYSYYAVQITPFMIVVFVVSIAYILNWGHLRNAFKGTALEKTIESIMPDGAKMQSVRRSWMNRRQNIRTSRQVLPRVFQSSQNRRSSLNKSTHYPTLRRRGKR from the coding sequence ATGGATGATGAAGGACTAATATTTGCGATTTTCTTGGTCTCTCTTCTCATTGCGAGCGTCATAAGTCTGTGGCCAAACTATATAGCTGGAGAAAAAGTTCAGGATTATAAAGGTGATGAGGTCTGGTACGTAGACGCAGCGAGAAATTATTTGTATAAAAATAACTTGACAGTTCTCCATGTTACTGAGCTTCCATATACCCCAAATTCCAGCCACATAGCGACTTTCTATGGAGTTAATGTCTTTGTAAGAATGCCTGAGTCGACCTCTGAAAACACACCAGTGGATCCCAACTGGTACGATTGGGAAAAATATGATAAGTACGTGTATTCTGTCATTTCAAAATACAAACTTTCAAATATATATGCCTTTGACTGGCAAGAAATAAACTATGGACGCTATTATTATGTTCCGGAAGATGAATTTAACGTTTTTGTTGATGCCATCAGGAATATCACTGCCCCTGAGGACATAGTGGAAACTATAGAATACAAAATGGATAATAATCAGACTTGCACCACAACTATAACAGTATTTAAGAAAGGTGAAAAAATTTTTAATGTACGCCCGGGATTTAGATATGGAGACAAGTTTGGCATAGATAAATACTACAACCTTGAGCACCCATTTCTGGGGAAGTCTTTCATAATGCTATCAATGTTAGTATTTGGGGATCGCCCTGTCGCGTGGAGAATCCCTAGCCTTTTATCATTCTTATCAATAATAGTGTTGTTGGCATTCACAGTTAAAAACCTCACCGGGAGTTATTTCTGGGGAGGTGTTGCGGCCACCCTCGCGGCCATTGATCCCGGCCTCAGAATGCTCGGGGCAACTGCAATGCTCGATATATACGTGGCCTTTTTCATGGCCCTTGTAGCTTACTACTTCAGCAAGCGCAATCTTACACATGCTAGCCTCTTCACTGGATTCGCAACAGCCGTAAAACTCAACGGAGCATTTGTTGGACTTGGGATAGGACTGTTCGCCTTAAGTAAAGCATGGAGAACCAGTAAAACAACAACAGAGGCCATAAAAACATTTATCAAGAACATCAGTAAATACCTCCTGTTAGGAGCAGTAGGATTTGCAATTGGTAACATTCCGGTGTTTTTATTCATAAGCCCCCAAGAGTGGAAAGATGGTCTATTGGCAAGTTTTAGTTGGCACCTAAGTTATAAAGGAGATCACCCTTTTACATCTCCAGTTTGGAACTGGTTCTTTAATAAGAATCCGTTTATGATATATTCCGACCCCAGAATACTGATTCAAACTAACTGGTTTATGTGGAATCTAGCTGTTATTATAGGATTTCTAGGAATTTACCTAGTTCATAAAAAGTATAGGACTGAATTTGCCTTGGAGTACCTTGGGGGAAGTAGTATTATAGTGATGTATGTCCTGATGTATTTCTTAGGCGGTAAGAGTCAGTACAGTTACTACGCTGTCCAGATAACCCCATTCATGATCGTTGTATTTGTGGTATCAATAGCTTACATACTCAATTGGGGACACCTTAGGAACGCATTCAAAGGAACAGCACTGGAAAAGACAATAGAGAGCATTATGCCGGATGGGGCAAAAATGCAAAGTGTGCGCCGCTCATGGATGAACAGGAGACAAAACATCAGAACCTCCCGTCAAGTCCTTCCAAGAGTTTTTCAAAGTTCACAAAATCGTAGATCATCTCTCAATAAAAGCACTCACTATCCCACTCTCCGTAGAAGAGGCAAACGCTAA